A part of Nesterenkonia lutea genomic DNA contains:
- a CDS encoding TrkH family potassium uptake protein: MARDMRVQRGSGYRGTLWSRIRRGVGRLTGTSPARAAMMIFAVTIAVFCSLLMMPWATASGRSSVFHEALFVATSAVTVTGLTPVNTADHWSFAGQLVILVGIQVGGLGIITIAALLAISVTRNLGLRTRLVAQEGGISTGSMGETGQVIRTVVICSAVVEAALALVLIPRFIQLNDDILSGLWHGTFYAISAFNNAGFVVHSGGLGGFGDDPVVIWTIMVGVFLGSLGFPVLFMLWRNRWHVRNWSLHTKLTLQVTLLLMVIGTVLYAVMEWNNLSTIGEMSLWEKVQNSLFASVNMRSGGFSVVESNVQNAETMLISDALMFAGGGSASTAGGIKVTTIAVIWLAFLAEARGDAESTAHGRTIPTSAVRVAVSVVAMGATLVLVSTVWLMYITGLDMGRPLYESISAFATVGLTSGLTEDLPPEGQYVLAALMFAGRVGIITFAASLTVRQRSRVRYRYPEGRPMIG; this comes from the coding sequence ATGGCGAGGGACATGCGCGTGCAGCGCGGCAGCGGATATCGAGGCACTCTCTGGTCGCGGATCCGCCGCGGGGTGGGACGCCTGACCGGCACCTCGCCGGCCAGGGCGGCCATGATGATCTTCGCGGTGACCATCGCCGTGTTCTGCTCGCTGCTGATGATGCCCTGGGCCACCGCGTCCGGCCGCTCGTCGGTCTTCCATGAGGCCCTCTTCGTGGCCACCTCCGCGGTGACCGTCACTGGTCTGACTCCGGTGAACACCGCGGACCACTGGTCCTTCGCGGGACAGCTGGTGATCCTGGTCGGCATCCAGGTGGGTGGCCTGGGCATCATCACCATCGCCGCGCTGCTGGCCATCTCGGTGACCCGGAACCTCGGACTGCGGACCCGCCTGGTCGCGCAGGAGGGCGGGATCTCCACCGGCTCCATGGGGGAGACCGGCCAGGTCATCCGCACTGTCGTGATCTGCTCCGCCGTGGTGGAGGCGGCGCTGGCCCTCGTGCTCATCCCGCGCTTCATCCAGCTCAATGATGACATTCTCAGCGGTCTCTGGCATGGAACCTTCTACGCGATCTCTGCGTTCAACAATGCCGGTTTCGTGGTGCACTCCGGCGGTCTCGGGGGATTCGGCGACGACCCGGTCGTGATCTGGACGATCATGGTCGGCGTGTTCCTGGGCAGCCTGGGGTTCCCGGTGCTGTTCATGCTCTGGCGCAATCGCTGGCATGTGCGGAACTGGAGCCTGCACACGAAGCTGACCCTCCAGGTCACCCTCCTGCTGATGGTGATCGGCACTGTGCTCTACGCGGTCATGGAGTGGAACAATCTCTCGACCATCGGCGAGATGAGCCTCTGGGAGAAGGTGCAGAACTCACTCTTCGCCTCGGTGAACATGCGCTCGGGCGGGTTCTCGGTCGTGGAGTCGAACGTGCAGAACGCCGAGACCATGCTGATCTCTGACGCGCTGATGTTCGCCGGCGGCGGCTCCGCCTCCACAGCCGGCGGGATCAAGGTGACCACGATCGCCGTGATCTGGCTGGCCTTCCTCGCGGAGGCCCGCGGCGACGCCGAGTCCACCGCCCACGGACGCACCATCCCGACCTCCGCGGTCCGCGTGGCCGTCTCCGTGGTGGCCATGGGGGCGACCCTGGTCCTGGTCTCCACGGTCTGGCTGATGTACATCACCGGACTCGACATGGGACGTCCGCTCTACGAATCGATCTCGGCATTCGCCACGGTGGGGCTCACCAGCGGGCTCACCGAGGACCTGCCCCCTGAGGGACAGTATGTGCTGGCCGCGCTGATGTTCGCCGGTCGTGTCGGAATCATCACCTTCGCAGCCTCATTGACGGTGCGTCAGCGCAGCCGCGTCCGCTACCGGTACCCCGAGGGGCGCCCAATGATCGGCTGA
- a CDS encoding Ppx/GppA phosphatase family protein produces MRLGVLDIGSNTVHLLLVDAHLGAKPEAFASHKRPLSLVKHLDEQGAIAEEGQQELITFIAEAARFAARHRAEDLLSFCTSALREAANGEAVLERVATETGVELTELSGAQESAMTFFAARRWRGWSAGDILNFDIGGGSFEIAYGRDELPSTAVSLPLGAGRLTRDWLSEDPPSKEQAKSLKGYIREELEAARREFPVLSEHTEVLATSKTFRSLARMTGAAPSASGPYVPRSLDHQELKPLSKRLASMTAAERAELPGVSTLRARQVFAGALVAEQAMKVFGIETLQICPWALREGLILRRLDSLVREGAVAVPTAPGVGHVNLGRELRRPSRGDVPGGRPLAAAAVEHAH; encoded by the coding sequence ATGCGTCTGGGCGTGCTGGATATAGGTTCCAATACCGTGCACCTGCTCCTGGTGGATGCCCACCTCGGAGCGAAGCCTGAGGCTTTCGCCTCACACAAACGTCCCCTGTCCCTGGTCAAGCACCTTGACGAGCAGGGCGCGATCGCCGAGGAGGGCCAGCAGGAGCTGATCACCTTCATCGCCGAGGCCGCCCGGTTCGCGGCGCGGCACCGCGCGGAGGATCTTCTGTCCTTCTGCACCTCGGCGCTGCGTGAGGCCGCGAACGGCGAGGCGGTGCTGGAGCGTGTGGCGACCGAGACCGGGGTCGAGCTCACCGAGCTCAGCGGAGCTCAGGAGTCGGCGATGACCTTCTTCGCCGCCAGACGCTGGCGCGGCTGGAGCGCCGGGGACATCCTGAACTTCGACATCGGCGGAGGATCGTTCGAGATCGCCTATGGGCGCGATGAGCTTCCCTCCACCGCGGTCTCCCTGCCCTTGGGCGCCGGGCGACTCACCCGCGACTGGCTGAGCGAGGATCCCCCCAGCAAAGAGCAGGCCAAGTCCCTGAAGGGCTACATCCGTGAGGAGCTGGAGGCGGCCCGCCGCGAGTTCCCCGTGCTGAGTGAACACACCGAGGTGCTGGCCACCTCGAAGACCTTCCGATCCCTGGCCCGGATGACCGGCGCCGCTCCCTCCGCGTCCGGACCGTACGTGCCACGCAGCCTCGATCATCAGGAGCTCAAGCCGCTGTCCAAGCGTCTCGCCTCGATGACCGCGGCCGAGCGCGCCGAGCTGCCCGGGGTCTCCACCCTGCGTGCCCGGCAGGTCTTCGCCGGAGCACTGGTCGCCGAGCAGGCGATGAAGGTGTTCGGGATCGAGACGCTGCAGATCTGTCCCTGGGCGCTGCGTGAGGGCCTGATCCTGCGCCGGCTGGACTCCCTGGTGCGCGAGGGCGCCGTGGCCGTGCCCACCGCCCCCGGGGTTGGGCACGTGAACCTCGGCCGCGAGCTGCGCAGACCCTCACGCGGCGACGTCCCCGGCGGCCGTCCCCTGGCGGCTGCGGCGGTGGAACATGCCCACTGA
- a CDS encoding sugar phosphate isomerase/epimerase family protein: MPTEDLKPRPGHELPRIPVALSTSSVYPLGVAEGFAIADDLGYDGVEVMVTHRSESQQASTLNELSWRFGLQVMAIHAPTLLLTQQVWGSAWDKLRRSAALAAEVGCGVVVAHPPFRWQVGYAEGFAEGIAQLEEETGVLFAVENMYPWRAGGREATMYLPHWDPVDQPYPHVTWDFSHAATAESDSFEAVQALGQRLRHVHLTDGWSNGFKDDHLIPGQGEQRVAEAMELLAKPDFAGEGFTGVVAVEVATRTARNVGDRERWLAESLAFARRHLGQE, from the coding sequence ATGCCCACTGAGGACCTCAAACCGCGACCGGGGCACGAGCTGCCGCGCATCCCGGTGGCGCTGTCCACCTCCTCGGTATACCCCCTGGGGGTTGCCGAAGGATTCGCCATCGCCGATGACCTCGGCTACGACGGCGTCGAGGTGATGGTCACCCACCGCAGCGAGTCCCAGCAGGCCTCCACGCTCAACGAGCTCTCGTGGCGCTTCGGACTGCAGGTCATGGCCATCCACGCACCGACCCTCCTGCTGACCCAGCAGGTCTGGGGATCGGCCTGGGACAAGCTCAGACGCAGTGCGGCGCTCGCCGCCGAGGTCGGGTGCGGGGTCGTCGTCGCTCACCCGCCCTTCCGTTGGCAGGTCGGGTATGCCGAGGGGTTCGCCGAGGGCATCGCGCAGCTCGAGGAGGAGACCGGGGTGCTCTTCGCGGTGGAGAACATGTATCCCTGGCGGGCCGGCGGGCGCGAAGCCACGATGTATCTGCCGCACTGGGACCCTGTGGATCAGCCCTACCCCCACGTGACCTGGGACTTCTCACATGCGGCCACGGCCGAGTCGGACTCCTTCGAGGCTGTCCAGGCCCTGGGCCAGAGGCTGCGCCACGTCCACCTGACTGACGGCTGGTCCAACGGTTTCAAGGATGACCACCTCATTCCCGGCCAGGGCGAACAGCGCGTCGCCGAGGCCATGGAGCTCCTCGCGAAGCCTGACTTCGCCGGGGAAGGCTTCACCGGAGTGGTGGCGGTGGAGGTCGCCACCCGCACAGCCCGCAACGTGGGGGACCGGGAGCGGTGGCTGGCCGAGTCCCTGGCATTCGCCCGCAGGCATCTCGGACAGGAGTGA
- the topA gene encoding type I DNA topoisomerase yields the protein MPEGKKLVIVESPAKSKSIAKYLGDDFIVDASAGHIRDLPQPSELPTDMKKGPFGRFAVNPDDGFAPYYVISDSKKKKVTELKWALKDASELYLATDADREGEAIAWHLLQVLKPKVPVYRMTFTEITKEGITRALENVRQIDDDLVDAQETRRILDRLYGYEISPVLWRKVGKGLSAGRVQSVATRMVVERERERMAFVPAGYWDLSGSFATAAGEEFTAKLNAVDGARVATGADFNDRGELKSTRSKTEVSVLDREAAEALAEGLTKAEFTVDSVEDKPYSRRPQPPFITSTLQQEASRRLRFSSRATMQVAQRLYENGYITYMRTDSVTLSNEAITAARRQITELYGADHAPSSPRFYSKKNETAQEAHEAIRPSGDHFRTPGQVANELSKDEFKLYELIWKRTVASQMADAKGFTASVRLSASVSEGPEAGTTATFGASGTVITFPGFLAAYEEIRENSSEEDDAKAGKADKRLPKIETGENLIGRDVQAKGHETTPPARYTEATIVAELEKREIGRPSTYAPTISTIMDRGYVTKRGSALIPSWTAFSVIRLLEEHFGKYVNYDFTARMEEDLDQIARGEIQREAWLQGFYFGAQDGVDGLKHVVENLGEIDARAINSIEIAPGVNLRVGRYGPYLERPNPDGVVNAEGELEPQRANLPQDLAPDELTVDKAEELFEQAQHSGRVLGTDPETGREIVAKDGRYGPYVTELIEEMTEAQLEEHMKSLPTEYYKNGKPKPKKKPAKVKPRTGSLLSDMTLETVDLEQALRLLSLPRVVGTDEDGEEITAQNGRFGPYLKKGSDSRSLETEEQMFTVTLEEAKAIYAQPKQRGRRAAVPPLAEFGPDPTSEKPVVVKDGRFGPYVTDGETNVTVPRSVSLETLTKEHAYSLLAEKRAAGPKKPGASKPAAKKSPAKKTAGKSSAKKSPAKKTTAKTGS from the coding sequence GTGCCTGAAGGCAAGAAACTCGTCATCGTCGAGTCCCCGGCGAAGTCCAAGTCCATCGCCAAGTATCTTGGCGATGACTTCATCGTGGACGCTTCCGCCGGGCATATCCGTGACCTGCCGCAGCCTTCAGAGCTGCCCACTGACATGAAGAAGGGCCCCTTCGGCCGGTTCGCGGTGAACCCCGACGACGGCTTCGCCCCGTACTACGTGATCTCTGACTCCAAGAAGAAGAAGGTCACCGAGCTCAAGTGGGCACTCAAGGACGCCTCCGAGCTCTACCTCGCCACTGACGCCGACCGCGAAGGTGAAGCCATCGCATGGCACCTGCTGCAGGTGCTCAAGCCCAAGGTCCCCGTCTACCGGATGACCTTCACCGAGATCACCAAAGAGGGCATCACCCGCGCGCTTGAGAATGTTCGCCAGATCGACGACGACCTGGTCGACGCGCAGGAGACCCGCCGCATCCTGGACCGGCTCTACGGCTACGAGATCTCTCCGGTGCTCTGGCGCAAGGTCGGCAAGGGCCTCTCCGCAGGCCGCGTGCAGTCAGTGGCCACCCGAATGGTGGTCGAGCGCGAGCGCGAACGCATGGCCTTCGTCCCGGCCGGATACTGGGACCTCTCCGGAAGCTTCGCCACCGCCGCCGGGGAGGAGTTCACGGCCAAGCTCAACGCCGTCGACGGCGCCCGCGTCGCCACCGGCGCGGACTTCAATGATCGCGGCGAGCTGAAGTCCACCCGCTCCAAGACCGAGGTCAGCGTCCTGGACCGCGAAGCCGCCGAGGCTCTTGCCGAAGGGCTGACCAAGGCGGAGTTCACCGTGGACTCGGTCGAGGACAAGCCGTACTCGCGCCGCCCCCAGCCTCCCTTCATCACCTCGACGTTGCAGCAGGAGGCGTCCCGCAGGCTGCGGTTCTCCTCGCGGGCGACCATGCAGGTGGCCCAGCGGCTGTATGAGAACGGCTACATCACGTATATGCGCACCGACTCGGTGACGCTCTCCAATGAGGCGATCACCGCAGCCCGGCGACAGATCACCGAGCTCTACGGGGCGGACCACGCGCCCTCGAGTCCGCGGTTCTACTCCAAGAAGAACGAGACCGCCCAAGAGGCGCACGAGGCGATCCGTCCCTCGGGAGACCACTTCCGCACCCCCGGCCAGGTGGCCAATGAGCTCTCCAAGGACGAGTTCAAGCTCTACGAGCTGATCTGGAAGCGCACCGTCGCCTCACAGATGGCCGACGCCAAGGGCTTCACCGCCTCCGTGCGGCTCAGCGCCTCCGTCTCCGAGGGGCCCGAAGCTGGCACCACCGCCACCTTCGGCGCCTCCGGCACCGTCATCACCTTCCCCGGATTCCTGGCCGCCTACGAGGAGATCCGCGAGAACTCCTCCGAGGAGGACGACGCCAAAGCCGGCAAGGCCGACAAACGGCTGCCGAAGATCGAGACCGGGGAGAACCTGATCGGCCGCGACGTCCAGGCCAAGGGTCATGAGACGACCCCGCCGGCGCGCTACACCGAGGCCACGATCGTCGCAGAGCTGGAGAAGCGCGAGATCGGCCGCCCCTCCACCTACGCACCGACAATCTCGACCATCATGGACCGCGGCTACGTGACCAAGCGCGGCTCCGCGCTGATCCCCTCCTGGACCGCGTTCAGCGTGATCCGGCTGCTGGAGGAACACTTCGGCAAGTATGTGAACTACGACTTCACCGCTCGCATGGAGGAGGACCTGGACCAGATCGCGCGCGGTGAGATCCAGCGCGAGGCCTGGCTGCAGGGCTTCTACTTCGGTGCCCAGGACGGCGTCGACGGGCTCAAGCACGTGGTGGAGAACCTCGGGGAGATCGATGCCCGGGCCATCAACTCCATCGAGATCGCACCCGGCGTGAACCTGCGGGTGGGACGCTACGGGCCTTACCTGGAGCGCCCGAACCCCGACGGCGTCGTCAACGCCGAAGGTGAACTGGAGCCTCAGCGCGCGAATCTGCCGCAGGACCTCGCCCCCGACGAACTCACCGTCGACAAGGCCGAGGAGCTCTTCGAGCAGGCGCAGCACTCCGGACGTGTGCTGGGCACCGACCCGGAGACCGGACGCGAGATCGTCGCCAAGGACGGACGCTACGGCCCCTATGTCACCGAGCTGATCGAGGAGATGACCGAGGCGCAGCTCGAAGAGCATATGAAGTCGCTGCCCACCGAGTACTACAAGAACGGCAAGCCCAAGCCGAAGAAGAAGCCTGCCAAGGTCAAGCCTCGCACCGGTTCCCTGCTCAGCGACATGACCCTGGAGACCGTGGACCTCGAGCAGGCGCTGCGCCTGCTCTCGCTGCCCCGAGTGGTGGGCACCGATGAGGACGGCGAAGAGATCACGGCGCAGAACGGTCGATTCGGGCCGTACCTGAAGAAGGGCTCGGATTCTCGGTCCCTGGAGACCGAGGAGCAGATGTTCACGGTCACGCTGGAGGAGGCCAAGGCCATCTACGCCCAGCCCAAGCAGCGCGGACGCCGCGCAGCCGTGCCTCCGCTGGCGGAGTTCGGCCCGGACCCCACCTCTGAGAAGCCTGTGGTGGTCAAGGACGGCCGATTCGGCCCCTATGTCACGGACGGCGAGACCAATGTGACCGTGCCGCGCAGCGTCTCCCTGGAGACGCTGACCAAGGAGCATGCCTACTCACTGCTGGCGGAGAAGCGAGCCGCGGGACCGAAGAAGCCGGGGGCCTCCAAGCCTGCGGCCAAGAAGTCTCCGGCAAAGAAGACCGCCGGCAAGAGCTCCGCAAAGAAGTCTCCAGCCAAGAAGACCACCGCGAAGACCGGATCCTAG
- a CDS encoding DUF7059 domain-containing protein: MSSVDPAQSAPAPSPPAPVAEAELVAALRADLLSARFTNDHLAGLLGPDIIDALDRDQLVPGQLRVRELLEATTPAEPSVVLSALWLLGMELSTAEVQEALPRVGVAGLCALGLVRREHHDDGEWCRPAVDLRPYQAEQRDGLADLWVVSDLSAHQLQGPLPSDHVLGIGRASLTLAASIHRRPVHTALEIGTGCGIQLLHLLDHAEHVVATDLSPRALSFTAFNLLLNAAELGLSPENIDARVELVQGSLFEPVAGRVFDLIVSNPPFVITPRSSEEQTAARYTYRDGGRRGDLLMEELLTELPQFLTDAGTAQMLGNWEIPDDAEWDARPRLWCEQLAADGPVDAWFIQRDQQTGAEYAETWLRDASTQRDLGQYRRRYAQYLEDFASRRVQAVGFGMIWMRRRSATDAAMAPWRRFEEITGPVEQPLGPVIGGTVARAEAVARDPQAVLDSTLVVASDVTEERHQRFGAVHPEVILARQGAGLRRSRPVSSAAAGLLGAADGDFTVSQLATAVASLMDEQPTEDADLEQALRAEILDLYIEGYLTQS; this comes from the coding sequence GTGAGCTCCGTCGATCCGGCGCAGTCCGCCCCGGCTCCCTCGCCGCCGGCTCCGGTCGCGGAGGCAGAACTGGTCGCCGCCCTGCGCGCTGACCTGCTCTCCGCCCGCTTCACCAATGATCATCTCGCGGGGCTGCTCGGCCCCGACATCATCGACGCGTTGGACCGCGATCAGCTCGTGCCCGGCCAGCTGCGCGTGCGGGAGCTCCTCGAGGCGACCACGCCCGCGGAGCCCAGCGTCGTGCTCTCTGCGCTGTGGCTGCTCGGCATGGAGCTGAGCACCGCTGAAGTCCAGGAAGCCCTGCCCCGCGTGGGGGTCGCGGGTCTGTGCGCGCTCGGGCTGGTGCGCCGCGAGCACCACGACGACGGCGAGTGGTGCCGCCCCGCTGTGGACCTGCGTCCCTACCAGGCCGAGCAGCGCGACGGGCTGGCTGACCTGTGGGTGGTCAGCGACCTCTCCGCCCACCAGCTGCAGGGCCCGCTCCCGAGTGACCATGTGCTGGGCATCGGCAGGGCGAGCCTGACCCTGGCGGCCTCGATCCACCGACGCCCCGTGCACACCGCCCTGGAGATCGGCACCGGCTGCGGGATCCAGCTGCTTCACCTGCTGGATCATGCCGAGCATGTGGTCGCCACTGACCTCAGCCCTCGCGCGCTGTCCTTCACGGCTTTCAACCTGTTGCTCAATGCCGCTGAACTGGGGCTTTCCCCAGAGAACATCGATGCACGGGTGGAGCTCGTCCAGGGAAGCCTCTTCGAACCAGTTGCGGGTCGGGTCTTTGACCTGATCGTCTCCAACCCGCCCTTCGTGATCACGCCGCGCTCTTCCGAGGAGCAGACCGCCGCCCGGTACACCTACCGGGACGGAGGACGCCGCGGGGATCTCCTCATGGAGGAGCTGCTCACCGAGCTGCCGCAGTTCCTCACCGATGCCGGAACGGCACAGATGCTGGGCAACTGGGAGATCCCGGACGACGCCGAGTGGGACGCCCGCCCTCGGCTATGGTGCGAGCAGCTCGCTGCAGACGGCCCCGTGGACGCGTGGTTCATCCAGCGCGACCAGCAGACCGGCGCCGAATACGCCGAGACCTGGCTCCGCGACGCCTCCACCCAGCGAGATCTGGGGCAGTACCGCCGTCGCTATGCCCAGTATCTGGAGGACTTCGCCTCGCGCCGGGTCCAGGCCGTGGGATTCGGGATGATCTGGATGCGCCGCAGGTCCGCGACCGATGCCGCCATGGCGCCCTGGCGCAGATTCGAGGAGATCACCGGGCCGGTGGAGCAGCCGCTGGGCCCCGTCATCGGAGGCACCGTGGCCCGTGCGGAGGCCGTGGCGCGAGACCCCCAGGCGGTGCTGGATTCCACGCTCGTCGTCGCCAGCGATGTCACGGAGGAGCGCCACCAGCGTTTCGGGGCGGTTCATCCTGAAGTGATCCTGGCACGTCAAGGTGCGGGTCTGCGGCGTTCTCGTCCGGTCTCCAGCGCCGCTGCAGGACTCCTCGGCGCCGCAGACGGGGATTTCACCGTGAGCCAGCTCGCCACAGCAGTGGCTTCGCTGATGGACGAACAGCCCACGGAGGACGCGGACCTTGAGCAGGCGCTGCGCGCCGAGATCCTTGACCTCTATATAGAGGGATACCTCACGCAGTCTTGA
- the proC gene encoding pyrroline-5-carboxylate reductase, whose amino-acid sequence MLGLGSMNGAILSGLLASSVRREDVVATTRSAATARARAEEHGITVLAEQETAEANGIAVEQADVVFLGVKPHGIVSLAESIASRLRPGAVVVSVAAAIDLAMLEGALAHGQPVIRSMPNTPLSVGLGVVGLVPGRHASAAHTRTVQTLLESCGAVHVIDESQIDALTGISGSGPAYAFYLAEQMADAGVQLGLDRALAADLAAQTIYGAGRMMVQHQRAGTADAAQLRRAVCSPNGTTERAIDAFDEHGFAAAVSAAVEASASRSAEITEELRTAE is encoded by the coding sequence ATGCTCGGACTCGGCTCCATGAACGGTGCCATCCTCTCTGGCCTGCTGGCCTCCTCCGTGCGGCGCGAGGATGTGGTCGCGACCACCCGGAGCGCGGCCACGGCGCGGGCCCGGGCGGAGGAGCACGGCATCACGGTGCTTGCCGAGCAGGAGACTGCCGAGGCCAATGGGATCGCGGTGGAGCAGGCCGACGTCGTCTTTCTCGGTGTCAAGCCCCACGGCATCGTCAGCCTCGCCGAGTCCATCGCCTCCAGACTGAGGCCGGGCGCCGTCGTCGTCTCCGTGGCGGCGGCGATAGACCTGGCGATGCTCGAGGGCGCGCTGGCCCACGGTCAGCCGGTGATCCGCTCGATGCCGAATACGCCGCTCTCGGTGGGACTCGGAGTCGTCGGCCTGGTTCCAGGCAGACATGCGAGTGCGGCACACACCCGGACCGTGCAGACCCTGCTGGAGAGCTGCGGCGCCGTCCACGTGATCGATGAATCACAGATCGATGCGCTCACCGGCATCTCCGGATCCGGACCGGCCTATGCGTTCTACCTGGCCGAGCAGATGGCCGACGCCGGCGTGCAGCTCGGACTCGATCGCGCCCTCGCCGCCGATCTCGCCGCCCAGACGATCTACGGCGCGGGGAGGATGATGGTTCAGCACCAGCGCGCCGGCACCGCCGACGCCGCGCAGCTGCGCCGAGCGGTCTGCTCGCCCAACGGCACCACCGAGCGGGCCATCGACGCCTTCGACGAGCACGGCTTCGCCGCCGCAGTGTCCGCCGCAGTGGAGGCCAGCGCGAGCCGCTCCGCCGAGATCACCGAAGAGCTGCGCACCGCAGAGTGA
- a CDS encoding potassium channel family protein, whose protein sequence is MGKQNPQSNKPVLVVGLGRFGIALSEQLVSQNKEVLAVERDRGLVQKHADLLTHVVEADATDIEALRQVGAQEFDAAVVGVGTSIESSVLIAANLVDLGVSQVWAKAINPTHGKILTRIGCHHVIYPEHDAGVRAAHLVSGQMLDFIKFDDDFAIVKMRPPRELHGKTIDQCQPRSRHRVNVVGVKSPGKDFVYAQPDTLVSAGDTIIVSGDVSQLEYFADHA, encoded by the coding sequence GTGGGCAAGCAGAACCCTCAGAGCAACAAGCCGGTCCTGGTCGTGGGCCTGGGTCGTTTCGGCATCGCGCTGAGCGAGCAGCTGGTGTCGCAGAACAAGGAGGTCCTCGCCGTGGAGCGGGATCGTGGCCTGGTGCAGAAGCATGCTGATCTGCTGACCCATGTGGTCGAGGCCGACGCCACCGACATCGAGGCCCTGCGGCAGGTGGGCGCACAGGAGTTCGACGCCGCCGTCGTCGGTGTCGGCACCTCGATCGAGTCCTCCGTGCTGATCGCCGCCAACCTGGTGGACCTGGGAGTCAGCCAGGTCTGGGCCAAGGCCATCAACCCCACGCATGGCAAGATCCTGACCAGGATCGGCTGCCATCACGTGATCTACCCCGAGCACGACGCCGGAGTGCGCGCCGCGCACCTGGTCTCGGGCCAGATGCTGGACTTCATCAAGTTCGACGACGACTTCGCGATCGTCAAGATGCGACCGCCCCGCGAGCTGCACGGCAAGACCATCGACCAGTGCCAGCCGCGCAGCCGGCACCGGGTCAACGTCGTCGGCGTGAAGTCCCCTGGCAAGGACTTCGTCTACGCACAGCCGGACACGCTCGTCTCAGCTGGTGACACCATCATCGTCTCCGGAGATGTCTCCCAGCTCGAGTACTTCGCCGACCACGCCTGA
- the trhO gene encoding oxygen-dependent tRNA uridine(34) hydroxylase TrhO — MSMSRIVLYYTFTPLPDPEAVKLWQHTLCRELGLRGRILISPQGINGTVGGEIKAVKQYVKQTRAYAPFKDMAFKWSEGGAEQFPRLSVKVRPELVAFGVPEQVEVDADGVVDGGKHLQPEEVHELVEAKRAQGVDVAFFDGRNAMEAQIGRFKNAIVPETETTRDFIAELDSGKYDHLKDQPVVTYCTGGIRCEVLSSLMRRRGFEEVYQIDGGIVRYGETFGDDGLWEGELYVFDSRMNTTFSPQAKTIGECTHCGNPTSTFHNCMDRGCSTLQLYCEDCRHIPETTRCETCRARLQQDPGHPNSGRLEKVRRG; from the coding sequence GTGAGCATGTCCCGGATAGTCCTCTATTACACCTTCACTCCGCTGCCCGATCCCGAGGCGGTGAAGCTGTGGCAGCACACGCTGTGTCGGGAGCTCGGCCTCAGGGGTCGCATCTTGATCTCCCCGCAGGGGATCAACGGAACCGTCGGCGGCGAGATCAAGGCAGTCAAGCAGTACGTGAAGCAGACCCGCGCCTACGCCCCGTTCAAGGACATGGCGTTCAAATGGTCTGAGGGCGGGGCCGAGCAGTTCCCCCGCCTCTCCGTGAAGGTGCGCCCGGAGCTCGTGGCCTTCGGGGTCCCCGAGCAGGTCGAGGTGGACGCTGACGGCGTCGTCGACGGCGGGAAGCACCTGCAGCCGGAAGAGGTCCATGAACTGGTCGAGGCGAAGCGGGCACAGGGAGTCGACGTCGCCTTCTTCGACGGGCGCAATGCCATGGAGGCGCAGATCGGCCGATTCAAGAACGCGATCGTGCCCGAGACGGAGACCACCCGAGACTTCATCGCGGAGCTGGACTCCGGCAAGTACGACCATCTCAAGGACCAGCCGGTGGTGACCTATTGCACCGGCGGGATCCGCTGTGAGGTGCTCTCCTCGCTGATGCGCAGGCGGGGGTTCGAGGAGGTCTACCAGATCGACGGCGGCATCGTCCGCTACGGCGAGACCTTCGGCGACGACGGCCTCTGGGAGGGTGAGCTCTACGTCTTCGATTCCAGGATGAACACGACGTTCTCCCCACAGGCGAAGACCATCGGCGAATGCACCCACTGCGGGAACCCCACCAGCACCTTCCACAACTGCATGGACCGAGGCTGTTCCACGCTGCAGCTCTACTGCGAGGACTGCCGGCACATCCCCGAGACCACCCGGTGCGAGACCTGCCGGGCGCGGCTGCAGCAGGACCCGGGACACCCGAACTCCGGTCGACTGGAGAAGGTGCGTCGCGGGTGA